The genome window CCGCCCGCAGATGACCTCATCAAAGCACTGGCAGTGCTCTTTGAAAACGGCGGCAGATTAAAACAAAAAGAGTACATCTTCGCCCTGGAAGAAGGAGGATTGCTCAAAGATGTCACAACAGGCAGCGGCAAACGAAAAGAAGTTACCAAAAAAGGATATGCACGGGCTAAAAGGCAGTACTTTGAGAAACTCGAAGATAAGAAATGGATAGTTAAAAAAGGAAAAGGTCGATCGTCATTTATCGAAATCACAACAGAAGGGGAATATACACTTCAAACATTCAGGGATGTTGCTTCTGCAGGTTCAAATATTTGAATTCTCATTACCCGGAAAGGTACATATATACTGAATCCCAAAAACAAAATACAAATAAACCCCCACAACATACCAGACACCAACCAAACCCCCCGAGGTACAACCCAATGCCAGTAATCACAATAGAAGGAACCCACTTTACCAGAGAACAGAAGAAAGACCTTATCGAAACCTTCACCCGCGAAGCCGCCAGGATCACCAGCATCCCCGCACAGGCCTTTGTTATAAAGATCAACGAGAATTCCGCTGATAACTGGGGCGTTGGCGGCGAGATGCTCTCAGACCTGATGGCAAAAGGCCGGAAATGAACACATTTCGAAACCTTCTTATTGCAGCAAGCACAAGAACCAGATAGTAATAGTAGTGAGGATATCCAGATGGCAAAGCAAGATAAGAAATTGGTGCTTATGGAAGAAAGCTGTATTGGCTGCGGTATCTGCACCACCGTATGCCCGACAAACCTGAAAAAAGAAAAGGACATACATTTTGATGTAGACACAGAACCCAGGGCAATTGCCGTATCGAACGGGAAGGCATTTATCGTTCATGACATTTGCATCGCCTGTGGCATCTGCACAAAGAACTGTCCGGTCAGTTCATTGACCATCGAAGTTGTGACATAACAGCATCCTGTTCATGGAACCAGGGTATCATACCCTGGCAAATTTTCTCATTTTCATATTTTCACATTTTCTCATTTTCTCATTTTCTCATTTTCACATTTTTTCACTTATCGTCACCATCAGTGCCAGCAGTATACCAGTAAACTTCAATCACCATTTTTTTAATCCATGGCAACATAGTGTCTTTTCAAAGTTGGTCACATGCGCATACTACACACCTCGGACTGGCATATAGGCCAGAAAATATACGAGCAGAACAGGCTTGCTGAACATGAACAGTTCCTGGACTGGCTGCTGGATACCATCATTGACAGGGAAGTGGACATCCTGCTGGTCTGCGGGGACGTGTTCGACTCATCCGTACCCCCGGCCGGGGCTGCCGGCCTGTATTACCGGTTCCTGTTCGACCTGTACAAAAAAACAACGGCACACGCCGTGATAATTGCCGGGAACCACGACTCTGCGGTGCGACTGGCCGCACCCAGGGAGTTCCTGCAAATGGCCCGCATCCATGTCGTGGGCAACATCAGCGAATCGGCAAGAGAATGCGTGGTGCGCCTGGACGTAAATGGCACCTCTGCCGCCATTGCCGCCGTACCCTACCTGAACGAAGGCGACATCCTGCCCCACGTATCACTGGAAGGCGAAGTCGAGCGGTCCATGCGCTACCGCGAAGCCGTGAAAAAAGTATATGAAGAATGCCTGTCCGCCATGGACACCGATGTCAGGGTGCTGATGGGGCACTACTTCATCCAGGGTGGCACCACCAGCGACTCGGAACGGCTGGTACAGATAGGCGGCATCAACCCGGTCAGAACCACAGACCTGCCCCCTGCAGATTACATCGCACTCGGCCACCTGCACCGCCCCCAGCACATCCAGGGCAACGGCTGCCCGGTAGTGTATTCAGGCTCGCCATTGCCGCTGAGCTTCAAGGAAGCCGAACACGGGAAGAAGATATTTTTGGTAGATATCAGGGATGAATGCACCATCGAGGAAGTAACTGTACCCGTGTTCAGGGAACTGGTGCGCCTCGAGGGAAGTCGTGATGACCTTCTGGCACTGGCCAATTTCGGGGACTGGAAGGACAAATATATCGAGGTAAAGGTGCACCTGGACGGGCCCGCCATCGGTACCGGGGATTCCCTGCGCCAGGCATTTAACAGCAGGGGAGGGAAAGTGCTGGCTGTGAATCCCGTGCTGCCTGACAGGAAGAGCGATACCATATCCCCGGAGGATATCAAAACAAAATCCCCGGACGAAATCTTTTGCGATTACTACAGGCACACTACTGGCGGGAACGCATCTTCCGAAGCACTGGACGAACTGCTCACCACCTTCAACGATCTGATGGAATTCACCCTGAAAGAGGAGACCAGGGAGGAAGAGGCATGAAACTCCTCTCACTGCGTCTCAGGAACATCAACAGCTTCAGGACCGATATCCACCTGGACTTCACGGTGGAACCGCTGTCCTCCACGTCCCTGTTCGCCATCACCGGCCCCACCGGCTCAGGCAAGACCACGCTGCTGGACGCCATATCAGTGGCCATGTACAACCGGACGCCGCGTCTGGACGGGAGCGGTACGAGCAACCCTGTCAACCTCCTGAGCCAGGGAGCAAATGAAGGAATCGCCGAGGTCATTTTCAGGGCCGGCGGTATGGAATACCTGGCGCAGTGGCGTGCCAGGCGCAATAAGAAAGGCGACATCAAGACCGAAGTTGAACTGCACAATGCCGTTACCGGGGAACTTATCACCAATCGCAGGAGAGGAA of ANME-2 cluster archaeon contains these proteins:
- a CDS encoding 4Fe-4S binding protein, coding for MAKQDKKLVLMEESCIGCGICTTVCPTNLKKEKDIHFDVDTEPRAIAVSNGKAFIVHDICIACGICTKNCPVSSLTIEVVT
- a CDS encoding exonuclease SbcCD subunit D C-terminal domain-containing protein, with the protein product MRILHTSDWHIGQKIYEQNRLAEHEQFLDWLLDTIIDREVDILLVCGDVFDSSVPPAGAAGLYYRFLFDLYKKTTAHAVIIAGNHDSAVRLAAPREFLQMARIHVVGNISESARECVVRLDVNGTSAAIAAVPYLNEGDILPHVSLEGEVERSMRYREAVKKVYEECLSAMDTDVRVLMGHYFIQGGTTSDSERLVQIGGINPVRTTDLPPADYIALGHLHRPQHIQGNGCPVVYSGSPLPLSFKEAEHGKKIFLVDIRDECTIEEVTVPVFRELVRLEGSRDDLLALANFGDWKDKYIEVKVHLDGPAIGTGDSLRQAFNSRGGKVLAVNPVLPDRKSDTISPEDIKTKSPDEIFCDYYRHTTGGNASSEALDELLTTFNDLMEFTLKEETREEEA
- a CDS encoding 4-oxalocrotonate tautomerase family protein, producing the protein MPVITIEGTHFTREQKKDLIETFTREAARITSIPAQAFVIKINENSADNWGVGGEMLSDLMAKGRK